A single window of Aspergillus oryzae RIB40 DNA, chromosome 8 DNA harbors:
- a CDS encoding cytochrome P450 (cytochrome P450 CYP3/CYP5/CYP6/CYP9 subfamilies) — translation MIDAASVVILIIGLIVARLVTNRFRLSGIPGPSLAAYTRLWKLYNAWKGDHHHTEIALHRKYGSLVRIGPRHISVSDPKAIPIIYGVNKGFTKTAFYPIQSISWDKKPQMNLFSTRDELFHRDRKRPIASAYSMTSILEMEPAVDSYTELFLSQIRKMVEEKAPIDLGMWLQYYAFDVVGELSFAQKLGFLEKGEDVDNMIEAIRGMLTYAMICGQIPEAHKVLLGNPLFPILLPQMETWDQVVVFTLKAINRRASLQRDGDLGKDEIDEAIGGKDMMSRWLAIHNADPTRLSTRDLMVHLSANVFAGSDTTAIALRSILYHLICHPDKMAKVRAEIDTADQEGKLSNPISYQESNTHLPYFGAVMKEAMRLHPSVGGNLERHVPPQGVTICGHYIPGGTNVGINPWVVHRDPIVFPQPDSFIPERWLDSTPEQLKEMEKAFLNFGAGSRSCIGKAISLMEMRKILPQLLREFDIHLHQNKSWKTRNVWFVQQEEFICDLTPRVRS, via the exons ATGATTGACGCCGCGAGTGTTGTTATCCTGATTATCGGCTTGATTGTCGCTCGTCTTGTTACGAATAGGTTCCGTCTGTCTGGAATTCCTGGCCCCTCGCTGGCAGCCTACACTCGACTGTGGAAGCTGTACAATGCGTGGAAGGGCGACCACCATCACACGGAGATTGCCCTTCACCGGAAATATGGCTCTTTGGTACGCATCGGGCCTAGACATATCTCAGTGAGCGATCCTAAGGCCATCCCCATAATCTATGGCGTCAATAAAGGCTTTACCAAG ACGGCTTTTTACCCAATTCAATCCATATCATGGGATAAGAAGCCTCAAATGAACCTCTTCTCCACGCGAGATGAGCTTTTCCATCGTGATCGGAAGCGCCCCATCGCCAGCGCGTACAGCATGACCTCTATCCTCGAAATGGAGCCTGCCGTCGACTCATACACCGAGCTTTTTCTGTCTCAGATCCGCAAGatggtggaagaaaaggcgCCAATTGACCTCGGAATGTGGCTGCAATACTACGCGTTCGACGTTGTGGGCGAACTGTCTTTTGCCCAGAAGTTAGGGTTCTTAGAGAAAGGCGAGGATGTAGACAACATGATTGAGGCAATCCGGGGAATGCTTACATATGCCATGATATGCGGCCAGATCCCGGAGGCTCACAAAGTTCTTCTCGGGAACCCTCTCTTCCCCATTTTGCTCCCTCAAATGGAGACATGGGACCAGGTGGTCGTATTCACCCTGAAGGCAATCAATCGGCGCGCCTCCTTGCAGCGCGATGGTGATCTAGGAAAGGACGAGATAGACGAAGCCATTGGCGGGAAGGATATGATGTCTCGGTGGCTGGCAATCCATAACGCTGACCCGACCCGGCTATCGACAAGAGACCTTATGGTCCACCTATCGGCAAATGTCTTTGCCGGATCCGATACAACTGCAATCGCTCTTCGCTCGATTCTCTATCATCTCATCTGCCATCCGGACAAAATGGCAAAGGTGCGAGCAGAGATCGACACAGCAGACCAAGAGGGGAAACTCAGTAATCCGATCTCCTACCAGGAATCAAACACCCATCTTCCGTACTTCGGTGCAGTCATGAAAGAGGCGATGCGGTTGCATCCATCTGTTGGAGGGAACCTCGAGCGTCATGTACCGCCACAAGGCGTCACTATTTGCGGTCATTATATCCCAGGCGGTACAAATGTTGGTATCAACCCCTGGGTTGTTCACCGAGATCCGATTGTCTTTCCTCAGCCGGACTCCTTCATCCCCGAGCGATGGCTGGACAGCACTCCAGAGCagctgaaggaaatggagaaagcCTTTTTGAACTTCGGTGCAGGCTCGCGATCGTGTATCGGAAAGGCAATCtccctgatggagatgcGGAAGATTCTCCCTCAGCTACTGCGCGAGTTCGATATCCACTTGCATCAGAACAAGTCATGGAAGACGAGAAATGTATGGTTTGTGCAGCAGGAGGAGTTCATATGCGACTTGACACCAAGGGTGCGTTCGTGA
- a CDS encoding FKBP-type peptidyl-prolyl cis-trans isomerase (FKBP-type peptidyl-prolyl cis-trans isomerase), with product MGVTKTLIAAGDGVNFPKKNETVAMHYRGYLYDPSQPDNKGKQFDNSYDRGQPLKVAIGTGRVIKGWDEGVPQMSLGEKALLTITPGFPNLIPANSTLLFEVQLVAINNKEMPKP from the exons ATGGGTGTCACTAAGACGCTTATCGCAGCCGGTGACGGTGTCAACTtccccaagaagaatgaaacTGTCGCCATGCACTATAGGGGATATCTGTACGACCCTAGCCAGCCTGATAACAAGGGAAAACA GTTTGATAACTCCTATGACCGGGGTCAGCCCTTGAAGGTGGCTATTGGCACAGGACGTGTTATTAAAG GTTGGGATGAGGGGGTCCCTCAGATGAGCCTGGGAGAGAAGGCCCTGTTGACCATCACTCC GGGGTTCCCCAATTTGATCCCCGCCAACTCTACCCTCCTCTT CGAGGTCCAGCTCGTGGCTATCAACAACAAGGAGATGCCAAAGCCCTAA
- a CDS encoding alpha-glucosidase (alpha-amylase): MSPHAVHTVPSGENNWWKEATVYQVYPASFKDSNGDGWGDIPGLISKVPYLHSLGVDVVWLSPMYDSPMHDMGYDVSDYENVLPAYGTVEDVERLIDACHERGMKLILDLVINHTSDQHKWFQESRSSKDNDKRDWYFWRPPRYDEQGNRLPPTNYRGYFAGSTWTWDEHTQEYYLHLYAKEQPDLNWDNEATRKAIYDSAVRFWLDKGVDGFRVDTVNKYSKHTDFPDAPVTDPKSYIQPAIQMWCNGPRIHEFLREMYDDALQPYGDVVTIGELANTPDPEHVLKYVGASAKQLSMVFHLDIGHIGMGKSLEDKYIFNPWQLTEMKSIVTKWQSFIEGTDGWTTAFCENHDNGRSVSRFASDAPEHRERSAKMLALMMMAMTGTLFLYQGQEIGMINAPRDWSVEEYKDIEGRGYYQEAERQVAAGVDPTRKDRIMDGLRILARDHARLPMQWDDSSHAGFTTGTPWMRAHDLYPEINVQKQADDPESVLSFWRSVLRLRKEYRELFIHGAFEVVDFDNQQTFCFFKSRDEKKALVALNFTAENQPFTQATTTEGMKLLVSNYAELLPETLRPFEGRIYISQ; this comes from the exons ATGTCGCCCCATGCCGTACATACAGTCCCTTCTGGGGAAAATAACTGGTGGAAGGAAGCCACCGTATACCAG GTCTACCCCGCCTCATTTAAAGATTCCAATGGAGACGGTTGGGGGGATATCCCCGGACTAATTTCCAAGGTCCCTTACCTGCACTCACTGGGCGTGGATGTTGTCTGGCTATCGCCCATGTATGATTCTCCTATGCATGACATGGGCTATGATGTGTCCGATTATGAAAATGTATTGCCAGCTTATGGTACTGTCGAAGACGTTGAGAGACTTATAGACGCCTGTCATGAGCGGGGCATGAAATTGATCCTGGACCTGGTCATCAACCACACTAGCGATCAGCATAAATGGTTTCAAGAGAGTCGCAGCAGCAAAGATAACGACAAGAGAGATTGGTACTTCTGGCGCCCGCCTCGGTATGATGAACAGGGCAATAGATTGCCCCCCACTAACTATCGCGGATATTTCGCCGGTAGCACTT GGACATGGGACGAACATACCCAGGAGTATTACCTCCATCTATACGCCAAAGAGCAACCTGATCTCAACTGGGACAACGAGGCTACACGAAAGGCAATTTATGACAGTGCAGTCCGCTTCTGGTTGGACAAGGGGGTTGATGGATTCCGCGTCGATACCGTCAACAAGTACAGCAAGCACACGGACTTTCCAGATGCGCCGGTTACTGATCCCAAAAGCTATATCCAGCCGGCAATCCAGATGTGGTGCAACGGACCTCGTATCCATGAATTCCTGCGAGAGATGTATGACGATGCTTTGCAGCCTTACGGGGACGTGGTAACCATCGGTGAACTGGCTAATACACCTGACCCAGAACATGTTTTGAAGTATGTCGGTGCGTCCGCTAAACAGCTCAGCATGGTGTTTCATCTGGATATTGGCCACATTGGTATGGGCAAAAGCTTGGAGGACAAGTATATTTTCAACCCGTGGCAGCTGACGGAGATGAAATCCATCGTGACCAAGTGGCAGTCCTTCATTGAGGGTACCGACGGGTGGACGACGGCGTTTTGCGAAAATCACGATAATGGTCGCTCAGTGTCTCGATTTGCGTCAGATGCCCCTGAGCACCGCGAGCGATCGGCCAAAATGCTagctctgatgatgatggccatgACGGGAACATTATTTCTTTACCAGGGCCAGGAGATCGGCATGATCAACGCCCCACGCGACTGGTCAGTCGAGGAGTACAAGGATATTGAGGGTCGCGGATACTACCAAGAAGCAGAGCGACAAGTCGCCGCAGGTGTCGATCCAACACGTAAAGATCGCATTATGGATGGACTGCGGATTCTGGCACGCGATCATGCCAGGCTGCCGATGCAGTGGGACGACTCATCGCATGCCGGCTTTACGACGGGCACGCCATGGATGCGCGCCCATGATTTGTACCCCGAAATCAATGTGCAGAAGCAGGCGGACGATCCGGAAAGTGTGCTATCCTTCTGGAGGTCCGTTCTACGGCTGCGTAAGGAGTACCGAGAATTGTTCATTCATGGGGCCTTTGAGGTTGTGGATTTTGATAATCAGCAGActttctgctttttcaaGTCAagggatgagaagaaagcacTGGTGGCATTGAACTTCACTGCAGAAAACCAGCCATTTACACAGGCCACGACGACAGAAGGAATGAAGCTGCTGGTCAGCAACTATGCGGAGCTATTGCCTGAAACATTACGACCATTTGAGGGTAGAATTTATATCTCACAGTGA
- a CDS encoding putative urea hydro-lyase/cyanamide hydratase (predicted protein) has product MSSNPEIEYGFTPVISSARALLSAAKPSTPAPFISVADNPIPKTALAQRIDLYARSQLPEPTYNHSLRVYHYGLAIKRHVFPSWSFTDETYFLCCLLHDIGSTEENLNKTKLSFEFYGGLLALGVLQDGTGPFGNAVAPRDQAESVAEAIIRHQDLCEEGKITAVGQLLQLATIFDNTGAYADLVHPSTIDEVSRRYPRKQWSTCFAATIRRENELKPWAHATTLGEEAFPSKVLGNSLMEPYEQSDNLEPYIY; this is encoded by the exons ATGTCCTCAAATCCAGAAATTGAATATGGTTTTACTCCGGTAATCTCTTCCGCAAGAGCCCTCCTGTCTGCGGCGAAGCCATCCACTCCAGCGCCTTTCATTTCTGTAGCCGATAatcccatccccaaaacTGCCTTGGCGCAGCGCATCGATCTCTATGCGCGCAGCCAACTGCCTGAGCCCACATACAATCATTCTCTGCGGGTCTATCACTACGGCCTCGCGATTAAGCGGCATGTGTTCCCTTCCTGGTCTTTCACGGATGAGACCTACTTTCTCTGCTGCTTGCTACATGACATCGGGTCCACAGAAGAGAATCTGAACAAGACGAAATTAAGTTTTGAGTTCTATGGGGGCCTCCTAGCATTAGGCGTTCTTCAGGACGGTACTGGGCCTTTCGGAAATGCAGTTGCTCCCCGTGACCAGGCGGAGAGTGTCGCTGAAGCCATTATCCGGCACCAGGATCTGTGTGAAGAAGGCAAGATTACTGCAGTAGGTCAATTGCTGCAACTGGCCACTATATTTG ATAACACTGGTGCTTACGCCGACCTCGTCCATCCGTCGACCATTGACGAGGTGTCACGGCGTTACCCGCGTAAGCAATGGAGCACTTGTTTTGCTGCAACTATTCGCCGGGAGAATGAGCTTAAGCCGTGGGCGCATGCCACAACTTTGGGGGAGGAAGCCTTCCCGTCGAAGGTTCTCGGTAACTCCCTGATGGAACCATACGAGCAATCCGACAATCTGGAACCGTATATATATTAG
- a CDS encoding glutathione S-transferase (predicted protein), translated as MSQRSNGPYRLIYWPTIPGRGEFIRLALEEAGADYTDTAHEENGVKTVLSLIDQNFVGDQSGLPPFAPPILEHGDLRISQTPNILLYLAPRLGLAPDGDAIYHVNSLALTALDGLSNEPHDTHHPIAVELYYEDQLEESKRRSESYRKNRLPKFLSYFERVLKPQAAQGRPWLYGETLTYADLVLFQGIDGLKFAFPRALSRLEKSGEYSNVFKLYETVKNRPRIKAYLASDRRLEYSQGIYRHYPELDDAE; from the exons ATGTCGCAGCGCTCAAATGGCCCGTACCGACTCATCTATTGGCCCACGATACCCGGTCGTGGAGAATTCATCCGATTGGCCTTGGAGGAAGCAGGAGCCGACTATACCGACACAGCACATGAAGAGAATGGGGTGAAAACCGTACTATCACTCATCGATCAGAACTTTGTGGGCGATCAGTCTGGCCTTCCACCGTTCGCACCGCCCATTCTCGAGCATGGCGATCTGCGCATCAGCCAGACACCCAATATTCTGCTCTACCTGGCCCCGCGGCTCGGTCTGGCGCCGGATGGGGACGCCATCTATCATGTCAACTCGCTCGCTCTCACAGCCCTAGATGGACTGAGTAATGAGCCCCATGACACTCATCATCCCATTGCCGTGGAACTCTACTATGAGGATCAGCTGGAGGAGAGCAAGCGGAGATCGGAGTCCTACCGGAAGAACCGTCTGCCAAAGTTCCTATCTTACTTCGAGCGGGTGTTGAAGCCCCAGGCGGCGCAGGGTCGTCCGTGGCTGTATGGCGAAACGTTGACATATGCGgatcttgttcttttccag GGTATCGATGGTCTCAAGTTTGCGTTTCCTCGAGCGCTTAGCAGACTGGAAAAGTCGGGTGAATATTCGAATGTGTTCAAGCTCTACGAAACTGTAAAGAACCGGCCTCGCATCAAGGCGTATCTTGCCAGTGACAGGAGACTGGAATACTCACAGGGTATCTACCGACACTATCCGGAACTGGATGATGCTGAGTAG
- a CDS encoding putative MFS maltose permease (predicted transporter (major facilitator superfamily)), which produces MTTPDAIEANDGAQRKSSLVQGKRAAQQEQSMTLWQAIRLYPKAVGWSVLLSSTLIMEGYDLALLSSMYASPAFNQKFGRQASDGKWTVPASWQSALSNGARVGEVIGLLINGLVSERLGYRWTMVSALTAMIGVIFLFFFAVNVQMLLAAEILAGIPWGVFQTLPAAYASEVCPVVLRPYLTTFINMCWVFGQFVAVGVNRGSIQRDDQWAWRIPFAVQWAWPLPILIGCLFAPESPWWHVRRGNLSGAKRALLRLTSSDPAFDPDATIAMIQHTNELEMSATKGTRYRDCFQGVNLRRTEVVCGVWLVQTLCGQNLMGYFAYFCVQAGLPTVRSFDLSLVQYALGVIGTLGSWYLMTIAGRRTLHLAGLTSLFTLLIITGSLSFAPDSNSGAKWAIGVMLIIFTFCYDFTIGPVTYCLVSELSSTRLKAKTIVLARAGYNISNIVVNVLTNYQLNDTAWNWSSRSAYFWAGTCLVCLVWSFFRMPEPKGRTYEELDVLFEQRVSARKFADTVVDPYADAVEVRVDSAKE; this is translated from the coding sequence ATGACTACCCCAGACGCCATTGAAGCCAACGATGGTGCCCAGCGAAAGTCCTCGCTGGTGCAAGGCAAACGTGCCGCTCAGCAAGAGCAGTCTATGACCCTATGGCAGGCGATTCGTTTGTATCCCAAGGCCGTTGGGTGGTCGGTTCTACTTTCCTCGACCCTCATCATGGAAGGCTACGATCTAGCCCTACTGAGCTCCATGTATGCCTCACCGGCATTCAATCAGAAGTTCGGGAGGCAAGCCAGTGACGGTAAATGGACCGTCCCAGCGTCCTGGCAGTCGGCTCTATCCAACGGAGCCCGAGTTGGCGAGGTAATTGGTCTTTTGATCAATGGTCTCGTCTCAGAACGACTCGGCTACCGCTGGACCATGGTCTCTGCATTAACAGCCATGATCGGTGTgatctttctgttcttcttcgctgtCAACGTCCAAATGTTACTCGCAGCAGAGATCCTCGCCGGTATTCCATGGGGTGTGTTCCAGACTCTACCCGCAGCGTATGCGTCGGAGGTCTGTCCCGTGGTGCTGCGACCATACCTAACCACCTTCATCAATATGTGCTGGGTCTTCGGCCAGTTCGTCGCCGTCGGTGTAAACCGTGGCTCAATCCAAAGAGACGACCAATGGGCCTGGCGTATCCCATTTGCAGTACAATGGGCATGGCCGCTCCCTATTCTAATAGGCTGCCTCTTCGCTCCAGAATCACCCTGGTGGCACGTCCGTCGCGGAAATCTATCCGGTGCCAAACGTGCTCTGCTCCGACTAACCTCCAGCGACCCAGCCTTTGACCCCGATGCCACAATTGCCATGATTCAGCACACAAATGAACTCGAGATGTCTGCGACAAAGGGAACGAGATACAGAGATTGTTTCCAGGGCGTCAACCTACGGCGAACAGAAGTCGTTTGCGGTGTCTGGCTAGTCCAAACCCTCTGCGGCCAAAACCTCATGGGCTACTTCGCCTACTTCTGCGTACAAGCCGGCCTCCCCACCGTCCGCTCCTTCGACCTCTCCCTAGTCCAATACGCCCTCGGCGTCATAGGAACCCTAGGCTCCTGGTACCTAATGACGATAGCAGGCCGTCGAACCCTCCACCTCGCAGGCTTAACTAGTCTCTTTACCCTTCTTATAATAACAGGGAGTCTTTCCTTTGCACCAGACTCCAACAGTGGCGCAAAATGGGCCATCGGCGTCATGCTTATCATATTCACTTTCTGCTACGACTTCACTATTGGGCCCGTAACATACTGTCTCGTCTCGGAATTGTCATCAACAAGGCTCAAGGCCAAGACAATCGTCCTAGCAAGAGCAGGTTACAATATCAGCAACATCGTTGTCAACGTCTTGACAAACTATCAACTGAATGACACGGCCTGGAACTGGAGCTCAAGGAGTGCGTATTTCTGGGCCGGAACTTGTTTAgtctgtctggtctggtCGTTCTTTAGAATGCCTGAACCTAAGGGCCGAACGTATGAGGAGCTAGATGTGCTTTTTGAGCAGAGGGTTTCTGCACGCAAATTTGCGGATACGGTTGTGGACCCTTATGCAGATGCTGTTGAGGTTAGGGTTGATTCTGCTAAGGAGTAG
- a CDS encoding Zn(II)2Cys6 transcription factor (predicted protein), with protein sequence MPRETIPQACDACRRRKVKCTSHRPCSPCRSMALVCRSTGSRRKKGRQGRSANVLYELKTNTNSDAIDENQLSGVTPVESPNDIPPTGYVKRSGLLNDGLVQSCAAYFYSRMLGTVPILHPDKFQEQVERMDECPHAYCLVVAFCAFVLTQTGYLSCHQGTGPDMGRALLDEAMAARRHLDPFSAPIRLGITIAFLLYGCHIGCGNQRQAYYFLREATTFYTADMLDQSADEDEPCFSGKLFWLLLISERAHAIRRRRPVTLQITSTSPALDTSPIDPFSLGFSHLVDLYRPFDESFLAIWNASQPICTRESLVHLEEHLQRSVPADLDLPDIVLADLRVSQQWLRTMIWQLATTAGFLSSTPTHPSLDFRYPLQIARDLSLATWKLSRESMETHGVGLIEKIFEVACTLTDVMACLSSTGLRSSGFEMGPQDYLKHLCSLVHSLHGGRKRFLPLLMAKVGHTLPAMVMPISRHLGLEDLGSFDEGEKKGFDAVGDVERDLNWAEMSRIGDMTPDIDDTSLL encoded by the exons ATGCCGCGTGAAACCATCCCCCAAGCCTGCGACGCCTGTCGTCGTCGAAAAGTAAAATGCACATCGCACCGGCCATGTAGTCCCTGTCGATCAATGGCGCTGGTCTGCCGGTCAACCGGTTCTCGACGCAAGAAAGGGCGACAGGGTCGTTCAGCTAATGTATTGTATGAATTGAAGACAAATACAAACTCAGATGCAATTGACGAGAATCAATTGAGTGGTGTGACACCCGTCGAAAGCCCCAATGACATACCGCCAACGGGATATGTGAAGAGGTCTGGATTGTTGAATGACGGACTGGTGCAGAGCTGTGCTGCGTACTTCTATTCTCGGATGTTAGGGACGGTACCGATCTTGCATCCTGATAAATTCCAAGAACAGGTGGAGCGCATGGACGAATGTCCGCATGCGTATTGCCTTGTGGTGGCGTTTTGTGCCTTCGTCTTGACTCAGACGGGGTATCTTTCCTGTCATCAGGGTACGGGTCCGGATATGGGTCGCGCATTGTTAGACGAAGCGATGGCTGCTCGACGGCATTTGGATCCGTTTTCTGCGCCTATTCGGCTAGGTATTaccattgcctttcttttaTATGGGTGTCATATTGGATGCGGGAACCAACGTCAAGCTTATTACTTCCTACGTGAGGCCACCACGTTTTATACAGCCGATATGTTGGACCAGTCagccgatgaagatgaaccTTGTTTCTCAGGGAAGCtgttttggttgttgttgatatctgaACG TGCCCATGCAATCCGCCGGCGACGTCCAGTAACACTGCAAATCACAAGCACCAGCCCAGCCCTAGACACATCACCCATAGACCCCTTCTCCCTCGGCTTCAGCCATCTAGTCGACCTCTACCGACCCTTCGATGAATCCTTCCTCGCAATCTGGAACGCTAGCCAACCAATCTGCACCCGGGAATCCCTCGTCCATCTAGAAGAGCATCTCCAACGCTCCGTCCCCGCAGACCTCGACCTCCCAGATATTGTCCTGGCCGATCTCCGAGTCTCGCAGCAATGGCTCCGCACCATGATCTGGCAACTTGCCACAACGGCAGGTTTCCTGTCCAGCACGCCTACCCACCCAAGTCTCGACTTCCGGTATCCCTTACAAATAGCCCGGGACTTGTCCTTGGCAACCTGGAAGCTTTCTCGGGAGAGTATGGAAACGCATGGGGTCGGGTTGATAGAGAAGATTTTTGAAGTGGCGTGTACGTTGACGGACGTTATGGCTTGTTTGTCCTCGACGGGGTTGAGATCTTCCGGGTTTGAGATGGGACCTCAGGATTATTTGAAGCATTTGTGTTCGTTGGTGCATTCGTTGCACggtgggagaaaaaggttTTTGCCGTTGTTGATGGCCAAGGTGGGACATACTTTGCCGGCCATGGTGATGCCTATTAGTAGGCATCTTGGATTGGAGGACTTGGGGAGCTTTGAtgagggggagaagaaggggttTGATGCTGTGGGTGATGTTGAGCGGGATTTGAATTGGGCGGAGATGAGTCGGATTGGAGATATGACGccggatattgatgatactTCGCTGTTATGA
- a CDS encoding uncharacterized protein (delta 6-fatty acid desaturase/delta-8 sphingolipid desaturase): protein MVDKCGQSMLMSIMPMGSSPPNRCTATRHGVRRDFVVLKQNPIPSTASDVILSRRQIEALIAEGQSIIIVNQKVLRVDAWIPYHPGGQKVIQHVVGKDATDEFTIFHCEETRQMSERYQIGRIEGRWANFVPPIQGGVFRSEDEEDDESTILVKEQQDSSSTGLEVAAVDSGIHKRGSQPEPREDMATQDEMAFLDTETKEEIKLTLSKYPALDDATQDEIIAKYRLLHKQIHAEGLYTCNYTAYAWEFARCSLLFSIMLFFLHIGWYNTSALFLAWFWSQMVFAAHDAGHIGITQNFTIDSLIGMTIAAPIGGLSLGWWKRSHNVHHIVTNAPEHDPDNQHLPFLAVNHRFLGNIFSTYHERLLAYDKFAKALVPYQAYLYYIILLFGRFNLYVQSWLFLAKGQGPRKGPAKWHRWYEICGNVIFWLWFGYGILYKSIPTPLSRISFVLISHMATMPLHVQFTVSHFAMSTTDLGPNESFAQKMLRTTMDVDCPPWLDWVHGGLQFQAIHHLYPRVPRHNLRRAQALVMEFCRDVGIPYALYGFVGGNRKVLGGLAEVARQAAILEKCRRTVVERGEFVWGL, encoded by the exons ATGGTCGACAAGTGTGGGCAGTCCATGCTTATGTCCATTATGCCAATGGGCTCGAGCCCACCGAACAGATGTACGGCCACGAGGCATGGTGTTCGGAGAGACTTTGTGGTCTTAAAGCAAAATCCGATCCCTTCAACCGCTTCC GACGTGATCCTCTCACGTAGACAGATCGAAGCCCTAATTGCAGAGGGGCAATCGATTATTATCGTGAACCAGAAGGTTCTTCGTGTGGATGCCTGGATTCCGTATCATCCTGGCGGACAGAAGGTTATCCAGCATGTTGTTGGGAAGGATGCGACGGATGAGTTCACTAT ATTCCACTGTGAAGAGACGCGACAGATGAGTGAGAGGTACCAAATTGGTCGGATTGAGGGAAGATGGGCGAATTTCGTGCCACCTATTCAAGGAGGAGTTTTTCGGTcggaggacgaagaagatgatgaatcGACTATCTTAGTCAAGGAACAGCAAGATAGTTCCTCGACAGGGCTCGAAGTTGCCGCTGTAGATTCAGGGATCCACAAACGAGGCAGTCAGCCTGAACCAAGGGAGGATATGGCCACTCAAGACGAGATGGCCTTTCTCGACACGGAAACCAAAGAGGAAATCAAACTCACCTTATCCAAGTACCCAGCTCTGGATGATGCAACCCAGGACGAAATCATCGCCAAATACCGACTCCTGCACAAGCAAATTCACGCTGAAGGCCTTTACACATGCAACTACACAGCCTACGCCTGGGAATTCGCCCGCTGCTCCCTCCTGTTCAGCAtcatgcttttcttcctccacaTAGGCTGGTACAACACGAGCGCTCTCTTCCTAGCCTGGTTCTGGTCCCAAATGGTATTCGCCGCCCACGACGCCGGGCATATCGGAATCACCCAGAACTTCACGATCGACAGTCTGATTGGGATGACGATCGCCGCACCCATCGGTGGCCTCTCCCTAGGGTGGTGGAAACGCAGCCACAACGTCCACCACATCGTAACCAACGCGCCCGAACACGACCCCGACAATCAACACCTCCCTTTCCTGGCCGTCAACCACCGCTTCCTCggcaacatcttctccacctaCCACGAACGACTCCTGGCATATGACAAGTTCGCCAAAGCCCTCGTCCCCTACCAAGCCTACTTGTActacatcatcctcctcttcggccGCTTCAACCTCTACGTTCAATCCTGGCTCTTCCTCGCTAAAGGCCAAGGACCCCGCAAGGGTCCGGCAAAATGGCACCGCTGGTACGAGATCTGCGGAAATGTGATCTTCTGGCTCTGGTTCGGCTACGGCATCCTCTACAAATCTATCCCAACACCACTATCCCGCATCTCCTTCGTCTTAATCAGCCATATGGCTACAATGCCCCTCCACGTCCAATTCACCGTCTCCCACTTCGCAATGTCAACAACCGACCTCGGGCCTAACGAATCCTTCGCCCAGAAAATGCTCCGCACAACCATGGACGTCGACTGTCCACCTTGGCTGGACTGGGTCCACGGCGGACTGCAGTTCCAGGCTATTCACCATTTGTATCCCCGCGTGCCGCGGCATAACTTGCGCAGGGCGCAGGCGTTGGTTATGGAGTTTTGTCGGGATGTGGGGATTCCATACGCGCTTTATGGGTTTGTGGGTGGGAATCGGAAGGTCTTGGGTGGGTTGGCGGAGGTGGCCAGGCAGGCGGCTATTTTGGAGAAGTGTCGCAGGACGGTTGTTGAGAGGGGGGAGTTTGTTTGGGGGTTGTAG